One window of the Zea mays cultivar B73 chromosome 3, Zm-B73-REFERENCE-NAM-5.0, whole genome shotgun sequence genome contains the following:
- the LOC100280065 gene encoding 4-coumarate--CoA ligase-like 9: protein MGDAAIAAVHLHESEEEHIFRSRFPPVAVPDDVTVPEFVLADAEAYADKTALVEAAPGGRSYTYGELVRDVARFARALRSIGVRRGHVVVVALPNLAVYPVVSLGIMSAGAVFSGVNPRAVAAEIKKQVEDSEARLVVADAVAYDKVKDAGVPVIGIGDVARLPGAIGWDELLAMADRAGAPVVALEPAQQSDLCALPYSSGTTGVSKGVMLSHRNLVSSLCSSMFAVGQELVGQVVTLGLMPFFHIYGITGICCATLRHKGTVVVMDRFDLRAFLGALLTHRVMFAPVVPPVMLAMVKSPVADEFDLSGLALRSVMTAAAPLAPDLLAAFERKFPGVQVEEAYGLTEHSCITLTHASGGGEDVGSAVQVAKKKSVGFILPNLEVKFVDPDTGRSLPKNTPGEICVRSQAVMQGYYRKKEETERTIDAAGWLHTGDVGYIDDDGDVFIVDRIKELIKYKGFQVAPAELEAILLSHPSVEDAAVFGLPDEEAGEVPASCVVRRRGAPESEADMMAYVAGRVASYKKLRLLRFVDAIPKSVSGKILRRQLRDEFVKKTAAA, encoded by the exons ATGGGCGACGCGGCCATCGCCGCCGTGCATTTGCATGAGTCTGAGGAGGAGCACATCTTCCGGAGCCGGTTCCCGCCCGTGGCCGTACCAGACGACGTCACCGTGCCGGAGTTCGTGCTGGCGGACGCCGAGGCCTACGCGGACAAGACGGCGCTCGTGGAGGCCGCGCCGGGTGGCCGGTCCTACACCTACGGCGAGCTGGTCCGGGACGTGGCGCGGTTCGCCAGGGCGCTGCGGTCCATCGGCGTCCGCAGGGGCCACGTCGTGGTGGTCGCGCTCCCGAACCTGGCGGTGTACCCCGTGGTGAGCCTCGGGATCATGTCCGCCGGAGCGGTCTTCTCCGGCGTGAACCCGCGCGCCGTCGCCGCCGAGATCAAGAAGCAGGTGGAGGACTCCGAGGCCAGGCTCGTGGTCGCCGACGCGGTGGCCTACGACAAGGTGAAGGACGCTGGCGTGCCGGTGATCGGCATCGGGGACGTGGCGCGGCTTCCCGGCGCCATAGGCTGGGACGAGCTCCTCGCCATGGCGGACCGCGCGGGCGCGCCGGTGGTGGCGCTTGAGCCGGCGCAGCAGTCCGACCTGTGCGCGCTCCCCTACTCGTCTGGTACGACGGGGGTGTCCAAGGGCGTGATGCTGAGCCACCGGAACCTGGTGTCCAGCCTCTGCTCCTCCATGTTCGCCGTCGGGCAGGAGCTGGTCGGGCAGGTGGTCACCCTGGGCCTGATGCCCTTCTTCCACATCTACGGCATCACCGGCATCTGCTGCGCCACGCTGCGGCACAAGGGCACGGTGGTGGTGATGGACCGCTTCGACCTGCGCGCGTTCCTGGGCGCGCTGCTGACGCACCGCGTCATGTTCGCGCCCGTCGTGCCGCCGGTCATGCTGGCCATGGTGAAGAGCCCCGTGGCCGACGAGTTCGACCTGTCCGGCCTGGCCCTCAGGTCCGTCATGACGGCCGCCGCGCCGCTCGCGCCGGACCTCCTGGCGGCGTTCGAGCGCAAGTTCCCGGGCGTGCAGGTGGAGGAGGCGTACGGGCTCACGGAGCACAGCTGCATCACGCTGACGCACgccagcggcggcggcgaggacgtgGGGTCGGCGGTGCAGGTCGCCAAGAAGAAGTCGGTCGGCTTCATCCTGCCCAACCTGGAGGTGAAGTTCGTGGACCCCGACACGGGGCGGTCGCTGCCCAAGAACACGCCGGGGGAGATCTGCGTGCGGAGCCAGGCCGTGATGCAGGGCTACTACAGGAAGAAGGAGGAGACGGAGCGCACCATCGACGCCGCGGGGTGGCTCCACACGGGCGACGTCGGGTAcatcgacgacgacggcgacgtgtTCATCGTGGACCGCATCAAGGAGCTCATCAAGTACAAGGGCTTCCAAGTCGCCCCTGCCGAGCTGGAGGCCATCCTGCTGTCTCACCCGTCCGTCGAGGACGCCGCCGTCTTCGG GCTGCCGGACGAGGAGGCCGGCGAGGTCCCGGCGTCGTGCGTGGTGCGGCGACGTGGCGCGCCGGAGAGCGAGGCGGACATGATGGCGTACGTGGCGGGGCGCGTTGCGTCGTACAAGAAGCTCCGGCTGCTGCGCTTCGTGGACGCCATCCCCAAGTCGGTGTCCGGCAAGATCCTGCGGAGGCAGCTCAGGGACGAGTTCGTCAAGAAGACGGCAGCAGCGTAA